One genomic window of Arachis stenosperma cultivar V10309 chromosome 10, arast.V10309.gnm1.PFL2, whole genome shotgun sequence includes the following:
- the LOC130957044 gene encoding uncharacterized protein LOC130957044: MAVRERRQSTPSLEHSRPSQRREGSPRSSHSRRTSSPESEPKSQEESREAPRRRRDPLVYTRTHREGSRERPRRNRSRGEDGGERASRSQQPMIMGVTPFHHSILEVRLPKHFDKPTDMRYDGTQDPQEHLTAFEARMNLEGVSDEVRCRTFQVILAGLAIRWFNGLPQASITTFGDITQAFLSLFTTRIVKAKYPINLLGITQRTGEPTRKYPDRFNDECLEIDGLTDSVASLCLTNGLLNEDFRKHLTTKPVRTMQEIQNVAREYINDEEDSQVVVANKRQPAYNQPRQYSSGERLEEHSKNGVPTKNSRPFPRVGKFTNYTPLAAPIVEVYQQIADKGILSKPRSLKDRTGGNKSLYCDYHKGFGHKTQDCFDLKDALEQAIRDKKLAELSHLIREPRRRDRDRPEDKDRVVRQKREPEEDSKQGLTVVNVVVERDAAPRSRSACRKDAKVLAVSSSRTTSSPGKVPLISFGPKNQWIEGMQENPPMVITVRVGTGLVKQILVDTGTDSNIIFLNVFDALDLRDADLKTHEHGVVGLGDHFIKSDGIISLPVSIGRDPVRRTVMAELSS; the protein is encoded by the coding sequence ATGGCAGTCAGGGAGCGCCGCCAATCAACGCCAAGTTTAGAGCATTCTCGACCCTCCCAAAGAAGGGAAGGAAGCCCTCGAAGTAGTCACTCCAGGCGCACTTCGAGCCCCGAATCGGAACCCAAGAGCCAAGAAGAAAGTAGAGAAGCGCCGAGAAGACGGCGAGACCCCTTGGTATATACCCGAACGCATCGCGAAGGCTCTAGAGAAAGACCAAGGAGAAACCGGTCACGCGGAGAGGACGGTGGAGAAAGGGCGAGCAGAAGCCAACAACCTATGATCATGGGAGTAACCCCTTTCCACCACTCGATCCTCGAGGTCCGACTTCCGAAGCACTTTGATAAGCCGACCGACATGCGATACGATGGGACTCAAGATCCCCAAGAACATCTGACGGCCTTCGAGGCCAGGATGAACTTGGAAGGGGTCAGTGACGAAGTCAGATGCCGCACCTTCCAGGTCATTTTAGCAGGCCTAGCGATACGATGGTTCAACGGCCTCCCTCAGGCCTCTATAACGACCTTCGGAGACATCACCCAAGCCTTTCTAAGCCTGTTTACTACCCGTATCGTTAAGGCGAAATACCCGATCAACCTCCTTGGCATAACACAAAGAACCGGAGAGCCGACCAGGAAATACCCGGACAGGTTCAACGACGAGTGCCTAGAGATCGACGGCTTAACCGACTCGGTGGCCAGTTTATGTTTAACCAACGGGTTGCTAAACGAGGATTTCAGGAAGCATCTTACCACCAAACCCGTGCGGACGATGCAGGAAATCCAGAACGTGGCGAGGGAGTATATCAATGATGAAGAAGACAGCCAGGTAGTGGTGGCCAACAAGCGACAGCCTGCCTACAACCAGCCTCGACAGTACAGCAGCGGAGAGAGGCTTGAGGAACACTCCAAGAACGGAGTCCCGACCAAAAACTCCAGGCCGTTTCCCCGGGTTGGCAAGTTCACCAATTATACCCCCTTAGCCGCCCCAATTGTGGAGGTCTATCAACAAATAGCCGATAAGGGTATCCTGTCAAAGCCCCGATCTCTCAAGGATAGGACCGGGGGAAACAAGAGCCTCTATTGTGATTACCATAAGGGCTTCGGTCATAAGACCCAAGACTGTTTTGATCTCAAAGACGCCTTGGAACAGGCAATCCGAGACAAAAAGCTGGCGGAACTATCCCATCTCATAAGAGAGCCGAGAAGGAGAGATAGAGATCGGCCCGAGGACAAAGACAGAGTCGTGAGGCAAAAGAGGGAACCAGAGGAGGACAGCAAACAGGGACTCACGGTGGTGAATGTCGTGGTCGAAAGGGATGCTGCACCCAGGTCGAGATCGGCGTGCAGAAAGGACGCCAAAGTCTTGGCAGTATCCTCGTCGAGAACCACATCTTCCCCCGGGAAAGTACCGTTAATCTCGTTTGGACCTAAAAACCAGTGGATTGAAGGCATGCAAGAAAACCCTCCTATGGTGATCACAGTCAGAGTTGGAACCGGGCTGGTTAAGCAAATCCTGGTGGACACTGGCACAGATTCGAACATCATATTCCTCAATGTGTTTGATGCCTTAGATCTACGAGATGCCGACCTGAAGACCCACGAACACGGTGTGGTCGGTCTCGGAGATCACTTCATCAAGTCAGATGGGATAATTTCTTTGCCGGTCTCCATAGGCAGAGATCCAGTGAGGAGGACCGTAATGGCGGAGTTGTCGTCCTAA